The following coding sequences are from one Musa acuminata AAA Group cultivar baxijiao chromosome BXJ2-4, Cavendish_Baxijiao_AAA, whole genome shotgun sequence window:
- the LOC135610935 gene encoding uncharacterized protein LOC135610935 — translation MVGLSEGEKRFIRGGIAQDLRTDGRQRLHYRPISVVTGVIPQANGSARVRLGATDVIVSIKAELGKPHPLQPDKGKVAIFIDCSPTAAPMFEGRGGEELSTELSFALQRCLLGGRSGAGAGIDLSSLVIVEGKVCWDLYIDGLVVSSDGNLLDALAAAIKVALSNTGIPKVTVNLGASPNDQPDVDVSDEEFLQFDTSGVPVVVTLTKVSRHYIVDATSEEESQMSSAVSISVNRHGHICGLTKRGGAGLDPSVILDMISVAKHVGEQLMSLLDSEIAAAEASAEDQ, via the exons ATGGTGGGGCTGTCGGAGGGAGAGAAGCGCTTCATACGGGGCGGGATTGCACAGGATCTCCGCACCGATGGCCGCCAAAGACTCCACTACCGGCCCATATCTGTTGTAACAGGGGTCATTCCTCAG GCAAATGGTTCTGCTCGAGTTAGATTGGGCGCAACCGATGTGATTGTAAGCATCAAG GCAGAATTAGGGAAGCCACACCCTCTTCAACCCGACAAAGGGAAAGTTGCCATTTTCATTGACTGCAGCCCAACAGCAGCACCCATGTTTGAG GGAAGGGGAGGTGAAGAACTGTCTACAGAGCTCTCATTTGCTCTCCAGAGATGCCTACTAGGTGGAAGGAGTGGAGCAG GGGCTGGAATTGACCTCTCATCACTAGTCATTGTTGAGGGCAAGGTATGCTGGGATTTGTACATTGATGGACTTGTTGTGAGTTCAGATGGAAACCTACTTGATGCATTGGCTGCTGCTATCAAG GTAGCTTTGAGCAATACAGGCATTCCAAAGGTCACCGTCAATCTTGGAGCTTCACCTAATGACCAACCAGACGTCGACGTCAGTGATGAAGAGTTCTTGCAGTTTGACACTAGTGGAGTACCCGTCGTAGTGACTTTAACTAAG GTCAGCAGGCACTACATTGTAGATGCAACCTCGGAAGAGGAGTCTCAAATGAGCTCTGCGGTGTCTATTTCCGTGAATCGGCATGGCCACATCTGTGGGTTGACGAAACGAGGGGGTGCAGGCTTAGACCCCAGTGTTATTCTTGACATGATATCGGTAGCAAAGCATGTCGGGGAGCAGCTGATGTCGTTACTGGATTCAGAGattgctgctgcagaagcatCCGCCGAGGACCAGTAA
- the LOC135610936 gene encoding scarecrow-like protein 23 has translation MLRSVQRRPSIKANAMRPKRPERDPSSSSAGGSTAAPGHATPGCGDVEDEDRARKKRNQHQPEMEIVVAEEEHVEAEGRGAESRGLRLLGLLLRCAEAVAADQLAEARDLLPEISELASPFGSSPERVAAYFADALRARIVSSFLGAYSPLAAVAATQRRISHAFNSYNAISPLVKFSHFTANQAIFEALDGEDCVHVVDLDIMQGLQWPGLFHILASRPAKLRSLRLTGVGSSIELLEATGRRLSDFAEALGLPFEFHPLEGKIGHLADPAPLLAPRHPREATVVHWMHHCLYDVTGSDAGTVRLLQALRPKLITIVEQDLSHAGGFLGRFVEALHYYSALFDALGDGAGADSEERHAVERQLLAAEIKNIVAVGGPKRTGEVKVERWGEELSKAGFRRVSLAGSPAAQANLLLGMFPWKGYTLVEEHGCLKLGWKDLSLLTASAWQPAADDHDVEADRIPHIS, from the coding sequence ATGCTTCGGAGCGTGCAGCGTCGGCCCTCCATCAAGGCCAACGCCATGAGACCCAAGCGCCCCGAACGCgacccttcctcctcctctgctgGCGGCTCCACCGCAGCTCCCGGCCACGCGACCCCTGGGTGCGGCGACGTCGAGGACGAGGACCGCGCTCGCAAGAAGCGCAACCAACACCAGCCTGAGATGGAGATCGTCGTGGCCGAGGAGGAGCACGTGGAGGCGGAGGGCCGGGGAGCTGAGTCGCGGGGCCTCCGGCTACTCGGCCTCCTTCTCCGCTGCGCTGAGGCGGTGGCCGCGGACCAGCTCGCGGAGGCCCGGGACCTGCTCCCGGAGATCTCGGAGCTGGCGTCCCCCTTCGGCTCCTCCCCCGAGCGCGTCGCGGCCTACTTCGCTGACGCACTGCGCGCCCGCATCGTGAGCTCCTTCCTGGGCGCTTACTCTCCGCTTGCTGCCGTGGCCGCCACCCAGCGACGCATCTCGCACGCCTTCAACTCCTACAACGCCATCTCCCCCCTCGTCAAGTTCTCCCACTTCACCGCCAACCAGGCCATCTTCGAGGCCCTCGACGGCGAGGACTGCGTCCATGTCGTGGACCTCGACATCATGCAGGGCCTCCAATGGCCGGGCCTCTTCCACATACTCGCCTCCCGCCCCGCCAAGCTCCGCTCCCTCCGCCTCACCGGCGTCGGTTCCTCCATCGAgctactcgaggccaccggccgcCGCCTCTCCGACTTCGCGGAGGCGCTCGGCCTCCCCTTCGAGTTCCACCCCTTGGAGGGCAAGATCGGGCACCTCGCCGACCCGGCCCCCCTTCTCGCCCCGCGCCACCCTCGCGAGGCCACCGTCGTCCACTGGATGCACCACTGCCTCTACGACGTCACCGGCTCCGACGCCGGCACGGTGCGCCTGCTCCAGGCGCTCCGCCCCAAGCTGATCACCATCGTCGAGCAGGACCTCAGCCACGCGGGCGGCTTCCTGGGCCGCTTCGTCGAGGCGCTGCACTACTACTCCGCGCTCTTCGACGCTCTCGGCGACGGCGCCGGCGCCGACAGCGAGGAGCGCCACGCCGTCGAGCGGCAGCTACTAGCCGCCGAGATAAAAAACATCGTGGCCGTGGGCGGCCCGAAGCGGACGGGGGAGGTGAAGGTGGAGAGGTGGGGGGAGGAGCTCAGCAAAGCGGGGTTCCGTCGGGTGTCGCTGGCAGGCAGCCCGGCGGCGCAGGCCAACCTGCTGCTGGGCATGTTCCCATGGAAGGGATACACTCTCGTGGAGGAGCACGGATGCTTGAAGCTGGGCTGGAAGGACTTGTCCTTGCTCACCGCATCCGCTTGGCAACCTGCCGCCGACGACCACGACGTGGAAGCCGACAGGATCCCTCACATTTCATAG